One Colias croceus chromosome 7, ilColCroc2.1 genomic window carries:
- the LOC123693124 gene encoding ras-related protein Rab-8A has protein sequence MALDFSATYKLLVLGDSNVGKTCIVHRYCDERYYDIYISTIGIDFKQKIINLDGVPIKLQIWDTAGQERFRTLTTAYYRGAMGIILMYDITNLESFNHLSYWLRNIQEYASPDVIKVLVGNKCDVHENHRAVPKERGQKIADDFDMPFFEVSCKNNINIEEAFLTLARRIREYRDSKADAFELKERDNVIKPSESETDVSKCSC, from the exons atggctTTAGATTTTTCAGCTACTTATAAATTGCTAGTCTTAGGCGACTCGAATGTAGGAAAAACGTGTATTGTGCATAGATATTGTGACGAAAGATATTACGATATTTACATATCCACAATAG GGATAgacttcaaacaaaaaattatcaatttagACGGAGTGCCAATAAAACTTCAAATATGGGATACCGCAGGACAGGAGAGGTTCAGGACCCTCACAACTGCTTATTACAGAGGGGCAATGGGCATTATACTGATGTATGATATCACTAATTTGGAATCGTTTAACCATTTGTCGTATTGGTTAAGGAATATTCAAGAG TATGCATCGCCAGACGTTATCAAAGTTCTAGTTGGAAATAAGTGTGACGTTCACGAAAATCACAGAGCTGTACCAAAGGAAAGAGGACAGAAG ATTGCTGACGATTTTGATATGCCGTTCTTTGAAGTATCTTgcaagaataatataaatattgaggAAGCTTTCCTTACATTAGCGAGGAGAATAAGGGAATACAGAGATTCAAAG GCGGATGCTTTCGAACTGAAAGAAAGGGACAACGTCATTAAGCCATCTGAATCTGAGACAGACGTATCAAAGTGTAGCTGTTAG
- the LOC123693123 gene encoding uncharacterized protein LOC123693123: MWKRLHNSMPYYLLFTQQNDIDITITNYVKIWTVQFDKEGFISCLKDNNFALEIESDELFRNGIQMLSQPEYLKSVDVTFEGDQMKLALARNFGYPVKIVLKLKLGSHDKFFNLVTQPLIRTVQDLRNSETELRNLLKCKDKEIEEYKMEAGEICLRYLKTKPFNDVAHMENHTAFDINFGSSDVLNNVVEETASSSEVTVKQEKIEQITIKTEPASQVVKMEMQVVPDDVKPNVVKKESKIAPKKRKFTLNI, encoded by the exons ATGTGGAAACGTTTACACAACTCCATGCcctattatttactatttacacaACAAAACGATATTgatataacaataacaaattatgttaaaatatggaCTGTGCAATTTGATAAAGAGGGAtttatttcttgtttaaaa GACAATAATTTTGCTTTAGAAATAGAATCTGatgaattatttagaaatgGCATTCAAATGTTATCTCAacctgaatatttaaaatctgtAGATGTTACATTTGAGGGAGATCAAATGAAACTGGCATTAGCAAGAAACTTCGGCTATCCAGTAAAAATCGTATTGAAGCTCAAACTGGGATCACATGATAAA TTTTTTAACCTGGTAACTCAGCCGTTAATCAGAACAGTTCAGGATTTAAGAAACAGTGAAACCGAGTTGCGGAACTTGTTAAAATGCAAAGATAAAGAGATTGAAGAATATAAAATGGAAGCTGGTGAAATTTGTTTAC gaTACCTAAAAACAAAGCCATTTAATGATGTAGCACACATGGAGAACCACACTGCatttgacataaattttggATCTTctgatgttttaaataatgtagtGGAAGAAACCGCAAGCAGTTCTGAAGTTACTGT GAAACAAGAAAAAATTGAACAGATCACTATTAAAACAGAGCCAGCTTCACAAGTCGTTAAAATGGAAATGCAAGTTGTTCCAGACGATGTTAAGCCAAACGTCGTAAAAAAGGAATCAAAAATAGCAccgaaaaaaagaaaattcacaTTGAATATTTAG